The Candidatus Rokuibacteriota bacterium genome has a segment encoding these proteins:
- a CDS encoding nitroreductase gives MPSVDYQRLVMPIGEAIFTQRSIRRFRPSPIPA, from the coding sequence ATGCCCAGCGTGGACTACCAGCGGCTCGTGATGCCGATCGGCGAGGCGATCTTCACCCAGCGGTCGATCCGGCGCTTCCGCCCCAGCCCGATCCCCGCGG
- a CDS encoding DUF1850 domain-containing protein, translating to MSGRSRWLWRALVGGAILGLPAGALLFVRVPVLTVLDAKVNRQLLAVQVRAGESFVLSYRHSVTQGRVSGTFEVEGDGALWVRETTFSSPGPGLPEPRPGDAYELAAGVILQRSGERVPELSVFVHPFTDHTLVVKGLTLALSKELPPGSLVKIRVEGRFWWEPRLETWRRKLGAGR from the coding sequence TCGGCCTTCCGGCGGGGGCGCTGCTGTTTGTTCGGGTGCCCGTCCTCACCGTCCTGGATGCGAAGGTGAACCGGCAGCTCCTCGCCGTTCAGGTCCGCGCCGGCGAGAGTTTCGTCCTCTCCTACCGTCACTCAGTCACCCAGGGGCGGGTTTCGGGGACGTTCGAGGTCGAAGGCGACGGCGCCCTGTGGGTGAGGGAGACGACCTTCAGCTCTCCGGGCCCGGGGCTCCCGGAGCCTCGCCCGGGAGACGCGTACGAGCTTGCCGCGGGGGTGATCCTCCAGCGCAGCGGCGAGCGCGTTCCCGAACTGTCCGTCTTCGTCCACCCGTTCACCGACCACACGCTCGTCGTCAAGGGCCTGACGCTCGCCCTCTCGAAGGAGCTCCCGCCGGGCAGCCTGGTGAAGATCCGCGTCGAGGGCCGGTTCTGGTGGGAGCCGCGGCTGGAAACCTGGCGCCGGAAGCTCGGCGCCGGAAGATAA